The Tripterygium wilfordii isolate XIE 37 chromosome 21, ASM1340144v1, whole genome shotgun sequence genome segment ACCTGTAATTTTGCTGATCCTAGTGTTTTTGGTGTCCAAGCTCTCCTAAATGCTGAAATGAGCAAACACagcttcatatgaatcatgtgggaCTCACAATTTCACACGATCATGTTCGTTCATTTCATTGTTTGGGATAACTAGACAACGAATTTCAACGTCCTTAAcaacaaatttgagcatttgagatAAATGAGACAAAAATACTGAGATACTTAACTAGCATAGCAATTGCTATCAAATGAAGAAGTGGTAATAGTGACCCTCTGTCATTTGCAGATTGTGCTCCAGTGTGCATAGAATGCTTTtgttgttgaaacttgaaagtattCATGAACCTTTCTTCCGAAGTTATGTACTGGAGCTTGAGAAAAAGAACCatattatatgtttgaaattacttcATTAACGACACCGTTTCACTCCAACTTCTCTAACTTGTAGCTGACGCGGCGCGCCACCATTGGATAGGCTGATGTGTAATTCAAAAAGAGAACTCGGGTCTATTTAAATTCAAAGCCCACCCGAATGTATGAGACCCAAACTTTCATTTCTTGGTATTTCCTTGGCTTTGTTCAAGAAATAAACAAGACTCTCTGCTCTGCATCTCTCTCACGCGGGCAATTGGATATCAATGGCGATGATGGGAGTGGAAGGCGGAGGCACGCTGTCGGATTTATACCAGGGAGCGAAGAGGCAACTACTGAAAGCGAGAGACGGAATTGAGAGGCTGGAGCGACTTGAGAGCTCGACCTCCAACGGCGGCCTGGACTCACCCGAGCTCTCATACGCCGTCAAGAAAGATATCTCCCAGATCCTGTCGCTATGCACCGACATGGACCGCCTTTGGCGCTCAATTGCTGCCAAGCCCCAACGCGATCTCTGGAAGAGGCAAATTTTCTCCTCCTTTCTCGTCTTTTACATATGTATTTGTGTGTTAGGGATTCATTGATTAATTTTTCGTGAGAATCGGTTGTTAATTTTCTCGAATCTTTCTAAGCGTTCGGTCATTTTGGATCTGCAATGTTGTCTGCATGAAGAGGCAGCTTCGATTACTTCTTGAGTTCGTTAGGCAATTTTGGTCCCTATAGTGGAGAATTGTTGCCTCCGTTTCCGTGGCTTCCCTATCGAGTTCAAGTCACTGATTCATTTTTTGGTGCCAATCttgacttctttttttcttttcataagaGAAATCTCAGTGCCCTCAGTTTGTGTTGTGCTGGAATTGAATTGATCTAACGTGATCTTGGCTCTGATTTTTCCTTTGTGAACCTAGAATGAAAAATATGCTATTAGTTATGCTTAAAATCAGAGTAAGTGCCCCATGAACAGGACTTCCTGACAAGAGTAAAATCTGAAACAAAGAAGGCTAAATATTTGTGGACTGCTGATCAAGCTACTCCTCTAGGTATGCTTTCTTGGCAGCATTACTTCCTGTTAGCTGATGGTGATGGTGCCAGTTTCTGGTTTAAGGGCTTTGTTCAAGGCAAAGTGATAAAGTATCACCAGCAGTTGAGGATTGGCCAATAGTTACTTTGAACCACATTATTGATTAGGTTCCCATTGAGAGCTATTTTGGCTGAATTTCTTGGCATTTGGCCATTGATGAACTAACTTCAGAATCTCCTATTTGAGTGTCATGGATTGTCGGCAGAGGTTGGTTTATGCGAGAAATGGATGCACGATTTTCAGAAACAGCACATCCGtcttaaaattttcatcataaGCACCTGTATAGACGAAGGCAGAGACAGCTCTCTGTTTTGTTTTAATTGATTATTTATACCAACTATTTTCTTAACATCATGTTAGTTCCTCATGGTATGAcgtagtctctctctctcaatagataaatAAGCTGCTGCGACAAGGGCTTTGCTGATGAATGAATTAGGCTGCTggtgtttttgttttccttagCAGATGGTTAGCTAGTTAAATCATCTTTGTTTAATACTGTTACTTTTCTTGGTTATTCCTTAATATTGTTATTAAATATGTGAATTAGtcataaaatttgaattttcccTTATTAGAATAGCTGTTTGATTGGCACAGAAAGGTGGAACAAGTGGCTGAAGAAGCTGAATCATTAAAGGACAGTCTGGATAGGTACGTCTCAAGGAATCAGAAACGGATTAGGGAAGCTCAAGAGAGGGCAGAGCTGTTTGGAAGAGCTGTATGGATCCCTTATTCTTTGGTGTTGAAAAGACtttagtttttttgttttgtggatGAGTATCCTTTACTTACTAATGGGTTAATGCTTATTTTATGCATTAGAATGGAGACTCAGCACATGTTTTAAGAATTTTTGATGAGGAAGCACAAGCGATGCAGTCAGTTAGAAATTCATCGAGGATGTTGGAAGAATCTTTATCAACTGGATCTGCGATTCTATCTAAATATGCTGAACAAAGGGAACGCCTTAAGGTATGTGCAATTTGGCTGCTGCAGAATCAACACGTACATACATTTTAACGTGCATGTGCATGAACAACGTGCTTGCGCATGTAAACCCATACAAGGAAAAGGATCATAAAGTGAAATTAACATATTGTTTGCTGGTTACATTCTTCTCATATGCAACCAATGAGGGCATTGTAATACTGCACCGAGTCGACAAGTGAGATAAGCAAACCCAATTATGCAATTTTTAAAGCTTTATATGAAATCTGTCAAAGGAGGTCTATAgagtttgatgccttaaaagATTAAGGTGATGAGCTTGTATCAGAGGTTTTGGTATACCTGTGAATTATTTGGGTGCAGGGGGCTATGGCATCATAAGAATTGAatatgaataatgcttgagacccccaaaaactAACCCCCAAAAGATCCCCATTTATTATGgattgttggatgtgaagtgggccctacatgtgtgtttttaattaatggctattttaatgccacatagatttgggggacttttgggggttaaATTTTGGGGATCTCTAGCATTATCCACATTTTTTTGTCACTTCTTACGTAAGATAGATTCaccttgacttggtttcccccATCCCATTCCAACAACAAAATGGAAGTAATCTTTTATATTGGCCATCCTTAAACCTACAATGTTGCCACAGGTTTGCTTCAGCCTGTGTTTAGCGCATATGTTGTGTAATAGTTCACAGTTCTCACATTTGTGTGATTTCTTGTGGTGCAAATCTCGAGTTAATGAATTTCGGATGAGAAGTTGAGAACATGTGTTCATTTATGCATGCAACTTCAGCACTTGGTTAGCATTTGTACACTACCGATTGAGTTGAAGTCTTAGACTCAACAGACTCGGAAGCAGTTAAAGATAGCTCAAATCTTACCTTATGTGAAAAAATGTTTCCATTACTGACATTAATGCTCAACTTTACTAATTAACCCTAATCGTGGCTCAGAGGGCACAACGGAAGGCTTTGGATGTCCTTAATACTGTGGGGCTCTCCAACTCTGTTTTGAGGCTCATTGAGAGGAGAAATCGTGTGGATAGATGGATCAAATATGTGGGGATGTTCATCACTGTCATTGTCTTGATTCTCTTCGTGAAGTGGACTCGTTGACCCGACTCTGGTGCTCCAGCTCTACCTTTGGTTTTGTTAGAATTTACtacattcttcttctttatgcTTCATAGAAAGACTAAAGAGGTTGTACTATAGGCCAACCTCAATATACCAAGACGGCCTTCCGCTTTTGGAGACATGTTTAGAGGCTTGTATGTTTAGTCAAAACTTAGAGGTACATAATTGGCAATGaaataaatttcattttgttgCTGCAATTCTTGTCAATGGGCTCGGGTTTTATGTTAGATTGTATTGCTGTTTTTTATTTGAAGTTGTGTTCATAGCCGAAACCCTAAATCCGGGTCGTCCGATTTGTCCACTTTGTTCCAATGTCATTCTCCCTTTTTGTGAgagaatattttttctttcattttaccATCCATCCATAGCAAAAGGCAaaacaaatagtcatatcatTCTAAATACAAATCAAGTTAATAATGATGCAACATTGAAGGAGAAGTCATTAACATCAAATAATCTCAAATTCCAAATCAGTTTGCCCCGTACAATTATCATATGTCACCAATCAATTTCTATATGGCGCTTTAAATCATGAGAAATACATTTGGAGGATCCAAATCAATAATTATGGAAGGTTGAATTAAAACCTGAGATTCTGAGAAGAAATAGTTTGTAAGACAGCATTTTAATAAGGGTTTTTGGCATGTTGAATATAAGTGGGCTCGCCCATGGATTACTGAACCCGGACAAGATTTTTGTAATTggaattttggacatataaatGATGTTTAAATTTGGTTTAATTCAAGTAGAAAAAATTCAACCTTCCATATCCAATCTCTTAGACCCTTATGTGGATATTCACATGGTCATAGCAAAAGGCTCTGGAACACAAGTGACTTCATGTTTCGTTCACAAATCACAAGAGTTGCAACCTGTCAAGTTCCAAAACTGATAGTATCCATGGTCTACATGCCCTTGGTGTCAACTAAGTTGGCTAAGCCATAACTACTATGGTTGCATGCCCTTCAATGGCTTTGTTAGGTTTACACCATTAATTCATGAGAACCAGCATCTTCTTTGTTTGCCTGATTGGAGGACAAGCACAATTTTGCATCTCTACTGCCCAAATCTTACTTCAAGCAACTGAATTGTGAAAATCTTGCAAtcttattgatttttttggatAACTGAATACGAAACCATATAGACTTATCCATTAGACATTTGATATAGACCTAATGACACTGCTCATGATAAATTGGATCAAAGCCCAACACGTGACCATAAGTAGAAATAGAACCCAGAAACTCGCGAATCCATACAGTTTGGCTCCAAAGAAATTCACCAACTAGGTTACTAGGCTATCACTTGCAATGTTATTGATGATGGAACTTAACATATGAACTATACTTATTGAAAATAAGAAACTGCCACAATATGAGACATGGAAGCCTATACAGGACAACCAAATACAGAAAGAAACTGCATCAATCACTTTCTTCTGTGCCCACCATCATAGTACAAGACTACAAGAGACGAAACCTTGAAGCCTACTACTCACATGCCTTATCAGGTATTCATGCCCAGCGCCCCATGTGCTCCTtcacatatatgtacaaaatcCTATAATAAGTTACTAATATAATACCTGCTAAATGCTAATGAAATTCTTgcattggttttttttattgtgtATAGAGCTGCAAATGCAATCAACAGCACCAGAGAGTATTCAGAGGAATTCATAGCATGCCAATGGCAGCTTTTATTGGATATCATCTACTTGTGGTTGCAAAATGGACAGTTTTTAACACAAGAAAGCTTCAAAATCTTATGTGAAAAATATACAGAGaggattcaaaaaaaattacagtcaAGAATGCCAGATTCCACTCAACATGATGCGGAATCTGTTTGAGGATAGTTTCCTTACGAGTCTTTTAGCATCAGAGACTTCAGCTTCTGCAAGTTTTTCAATGTTCTTCAAGTATCCAGAACTCGCAATCTTTTTTCTCCCACTATTGCTACTTGTCAATGACATCAATATATTAAGCAAGAACTTCCTGTTACCTGAATTTGACTCCTTTTGGTCAAGCAATTGCAGCAGAAACCCAACACTGCGATCATCCTGCACGAATCTCCTTCGATTCTTCGTCACTGAAACCATACCGGAGAGTGCCTCAGCTGCCATTTCGCGTACTTCAAATGATTTTGAATCCATCAATCTCACAAATTCAGGCATGAAACCAGCATCTCCCATTGCCCTCTTTGTCTCCTCTGATATTCCCGAGAGCCTAAACGATACCTTCAATGCCAATTCTTGAATAGAGACGTCTCCCATACGGAGAAAGAACAATAGATGGTCCAAAAACCCATAATTCATAACAATGTTTATACTACTCATTGAAGAGAAGAATAAATTCTCAATTGCCCTTAATGCTATCTCTCTGGTTTTGGAAGAGAGAGTTGATTTAGGATCCAAAATGCGTACTAACGCTCGAATTCCACCTTCTTTGATGATCAATTGTTTTACTGACTCATCTCCATATGTaatattttgaagaaaatcaattgaatttACCTGCACAGATTCATCCTTGGACCTTGCAAGCTTGATAAACGTTGAAATTGCATTTTCTTCAATCATGAATCTCTTCATCTC includes the following:
- the LOC119988327 gene encoding membrin-11-like → MAMMGVEGGGTLSDLYQGAKRQLLKARDGIERLERLESSTSNGGLDSPELSYAVKKDISQILSLCTDMDRLWRSIAAKPQRDLWKRKVEQVAEEAESLKDSLDRYVSRNQKRIREAQERAELFGRANGDSAHVLRIFDEEAQAMQSVRNSSRMLEESLSTGSAILSKYAEQRERLKRAQRKALDVLNTVGLSNSVLRLIERRNRVDRWIKYVGMFITVIVLILFVKWTR